GCCTTCGGCACGAAGCCGCCGATCGACACGGTGCACCGGATGTCCTTCTTGCCCGACGCCTCGCGGCCGGCGCGGATGACCTCCTTGGCCATCTCGGCGATCTCCAGCACGTCCTCGTCGGTCTCGGTCGGCAGGCCGCACATGAAGTACAGCTTCACCTGGCGCCAGCCGTTGGCGTACGCCGTGGTGACGGTGCGGATCAGGTCTTCCTTGCTGACCATCTTGTTGATGACCTTGCGGATGCGCTCGCTGCCGCCCTCGGGAGCGAAGGTCAGCCCGGACCGGCGGCCGTTGCGCGACAGCTCGTTGGCCAGGTCGATGTTGAAGGCGTCGACGCGGGTCGACGGCAGCGACAGCGACGTCTTCGACTCCTCGTACCGGTCGGCGAGGCCCTTGGTGATGTCGGCGATCTCGGAGTGGTCGGCGCTGGAGAGGCTCAGCAGGCCCACCTCGTGGAAGCCGGTCGCCTTCAGCCCGTTCTCGACCATCTCGCCGATGCCGGTGATCGAGCGCTCGCGCACCGGGCGGGTGATCATGCCGGCCTGGCAGAACCGGCACCCGCGGGTGCAGCCGCGGAAGATCTCCACCGACATGCGCTCGTGCACCGATTCGGCCAGCGGCACCAGCGGCTTCTTCGGGTACGGCCACTCGTCGAGGTTCATCGTCGTGCGCTTGGGGACGACGGCCGGGACGCCGGCGCGGGCGGGGGTGACCGACGCGATCTTCGCGTCGTCCCCGTAGCTCACCTCGTACAGGCTCGGCACGTAGACGCCTGGGATCTGCGCGAGCCGGAACAGCAGCTCGCCGCGGTCGCGCCCGCCCTCGGCCTTCCAGGCCTTGACGACGTCGGTGATGTCGCCGACGACCTGCTCGCCGTCGCCGAGCGCCGCGGCGTCGATGAAGTCGGCGATGGGCTCGGGATTGAAGGCGGCGTGCCCCCCGGCCAGCACGATCGGGTGCTCGGCGGTGCGCTCGCGCGCGTCGAGCGGGATCTGGGCGAGGCTCAGCGCCTCGAGCAGGTTGGTGTAGCCGAGCTCGGTCGCGAACGACACGCCGAGGACGTCGAAGTCGCGCACCGGGTGGTGGCCGTCGACGGTGAACTGCGGCAGGTCGTGCTCGCGCATCAGCGCGGCGAGATCCGGCCACACGGCGTAGCTGCGCTCGGCGAGGGTGTCCGCCCGCTCGTTGAGCACCTCGTACAGGATCATCAGGCCCTGGTTGGGCACCCCCACCTCGTAGGCGTCGGGGTACATCAACGCCCAGTGCACGTCGACGGAATCCCACTCCTTGACGGTGGAGTTGAGCTCGCCGCCGACGTACTGGATGGGCTTCTGCACCTGGCCCAGCAGCGGCTCGAGTTCGGAGAAGACAGAGTGTGAGGTCATAACCTCTCTAGGGTAACCGCGGTTTCGCCGCACCCGATGCGTCCGCGCGCCATGGCCGAAGTAGCCTCGGTCGCAGGAGCGACAGGAGGCCCCATCCATGAGCCAGCAACCGGTACTGCTAGACGTGCGCGATCGCATCGCGACCATCACCTTGAACCGGCCCGAGGCGCGCAACGCGCTGAGCCGCGAGCTGCTGCGGATGCTGCCCGAGGTGATCCAGCAGGCCGAGGACGACGACGCGGTGGACGTGCTCGTGCTGACCGGGACCGACCCGGCCTTCACCGCCGGGCTCGACCTCAAGGAGGTCGGCGAGGGCGTGCTGATCGACACCGAGTCGGAGGTCGCGATCCACCGCCCGTTCGCCGGGCTCACCAAGCCGCTGATCGGGGCGGTCAACGGCGTCGCCGTGACCGGCGGCTTCGAGCTGGCGTTGAACTGCGACTTCCTCATCGCGAGCGAGAACGCCCGGTTCGCCGACACGCACGCGCGCGTCGGCGTCCAGCCGGGCTGGGGGCTGACCGTGCTGCTGCCGCAGGCGGTCGGCGTCCGCCGCGCCCGCGAGCTCAGCCTGACCGGCCGATTCCTCGACGCGGCGACGGCGTACGAGTGGGGCCTGGTCAACCGGGTGGTGCCGCACGCCGACCTGCTTCCGGTCACGTACGGGCTGGCGGCGTCGATCGTCGACAACGACCAGGCCGGTGTCCGCCAGATCCTGCGCACGTATCAGCAGAACACCGCCGAGGAGGCGGCCTGGCAGAACGAGGCCGACAACGCGGCGACCTGGAAGCGCGAGCAGTTCGCGCCGGAGAAGGTCGCCGAGCGCCGCGCGGGGATCCAGGCGCGCGGCCGCGCGCAGACCGCCGGCTGACGCGACCCCGCCGAAACGAAAAGCGGGCTTCGTCGGCGAAGTCGGGGAAGTTTCCCCGCCTTCGCCGGCAAAGCCCGCTTCGGTGACCCACCGGCCTTCCGGCCGGCGCCCCACTTAGTCGGTGCCCGCCTCCATCGCGGCGCGGTCCAGCAGTTCGTCGTCCTCGGTGAGCCGCTCGCCGCGCTCCCGGATCGACTCGGACCCGCCGTGCTCGAGCTCGCCGACCAGGTTCGTCTCGCTGCCGAGCTGGCCCTTGGCCGCGTAGAACTCGAGCTTCGAGCGCGAGTCGGCGATGTCGAGGTTGCGCATCGTGAGCTGGCCGATGCGGTCGGTGGGACCGAAGGCGGCGTTCTCCACGCGCTCCATCGAGAGCTTGTCCGGGTGGTAGCTGAAGTGCTCGCCCTGGGTGTCGAGGATCGCGTAGTCCTCGCCGCGGCGCAGCCGCAGGGTGACCGAGCCGGTCACCGCCGAGCCGACCCACCGCTGCAGCCCCTCGCGCAGCATCAGCGACTGCGGGTCGAGCCAGCGACCCTCGTACAGCAGCCGGCCCAGGCGGCGGCCCTGCTCGTGATAGGTCTCGATCGTGTCCTCGTTGTGGATGGCGTTCACGAGCCGCTCGTACGCGGCGAACAGCAGCGCCATGCCCGGCGCCTCGTAGATCCCGCGGCTCTTGGCCTCGATGATCCGGTTCTCGATCTGGTCGCTCATCCCGAGCCCGTGACGGCCGCCGATCGCGTTGGCCTCCATGACCAGGTCGACGGGCGAGGCGAACTCGGTCCCGTTGATCGCCACCGGCCGCCCCTCGGCGAAGGTTACCGTGACGTCCTCGGTCTCGATCTCGACGCCGGCGTCCCAGTGCGCCACACCCATGATGGGGTGCACGATCTCGATCGACTGGTCGAGGTGCTCGAGCTTCTTGGCCTCGTGCGTCGCGCCCCAGATGTTCGCGTCGGTGGAGTACGCCTTCTCGACCGAGTCGCGGTACGGCAGGTCGCGGGCGGTGAGCCACTGCGACATCTCGGTGCGTCCGCCGAGCTCGCGGACGAAGTCGGCATCCAGCCACGGCTTGTAGACCCGCAGGAGCGGGTTCGCCAGCAGGCCGTACCGGTAGAAGCGTTCGATGTCGTTGCCCTTGAAGGTCGACCCGTCACCCCAGATGTTGACGCCGTCCTCGTGCATCGCGCGCACCAGCAGGGTTCCAGTGACGGCGCGGCCCAGCGGGGTGGTGTTGAAGTAAGTGCGACCACCCGATCGGATGTGGAAGGCGCCGCAGGTGATGGCGACGAACCCCTCCTCGACGAGCTGCTCGCGGCAGTCGACCAGCCGCGCGAGCTCGGCGCCGTACTGCGCGGCACGGCCCGGTACCTCGTCGATCTCCGGCTCGTCGTACTGCCCGAGGTTCGCGGTGTAGGTGCACGGGATGGCACCCTTCTCGCGCATCCAGGCGACGGCGACCGAGGTGTCGAGGCCGCCCGAGAAGGCGATGCCGACACGTTCTCCAACAGGGATGCTCGTCAATACTTTGGACACCCGTCGAGACTAGCCCCCGGCGCCGTGTGAGCAGCACTACAGGCGTTCGTACCCGCGGTACGCGATCCGGGACAGCACGACCGACCCGAGCGCGGCGACACCGATCACCCCGAACGCGATCGGCAGCCCGTCGAGCAGGCCGTCACGGAACGCCTCGGGCAGCAGCGCGTCGTGCGCGGCGTACACCGCGCTCTTGCCCTCGGGAGGCAGCAGCAGCGAGACGCTCGCGAGCGCCAGAGCCGTGCCGGCGATGATGCCGGTGCCCTGCACCATGACTCGCAGGGACCCGACGACGCCGAGCTTCTCGACCGGTGTCGCCTTCGTGACCGCTGAGGAGTTCGCGGTCAGCACCATCCCGCCACCCGCGCCGGCGCCCGCGCCACCGAGCCCGACGATCCAGTACCAGCTCGGACGCCAGATCATCACGGCGCACAGCAGCACGCTGACGAGCACGACGACAGTGCCGGCGAGACTGACCCAGGCGCTCCCCCGCCGGATCTCCAGGGATCCGGCGATCGGCGCGGCGATCAGCGAGCCGACGGCGATCGGCAGCACCAGCAGGCTGGTGCGGGTGGCGGAGAGCCCGTAGGCGGACTGGTAGACCAGCGCGAGCAGGATCAGGATCCCGAAGCGCGCGATGTGGCTCAGGAAGGTGGTGAAGGTGGTCCCGACGAACAGCCGGTCCCGCAGCACGGAGAGCTCGACCATCGGGTCGCCGGCGCGGGACTCGCGCCAGACGAACAGCGGCACCAGCACGGCGAAGCACCCCAGGGAGGCGCCGATCACCAGCGGGTCGAGACCGCGCGAGCTGATCGAGGTCAGCATCGCGACCAGGGTGGTGACCAGGGCGACGAACAGCAGGCCGCCGCTGACGTCGAAGCTGCGCGCATTGTGGTTGGCCTCGCGGCCGAGCGTCACGTACGACGCCACGAGCAGCACCAGGCAGATGGGCAGGTTCATCCAGAACAGCCACGGCCACCCGATCGTGTCGACGACGATCCCGCCGATCACCGGCCCCAGCAGCTGCGCGGCGGAGTTGCACGCGAAGTAGATGCCCATCGCCTGCCCGATGCGGGCCCGCGGCACCGCCAGCGCGATCAGCGCGCTCGTGGTCGCGAACATCATCGCTGCGCCGATCCCGCTGATGGCGCGGCCGGCGATCAGCACCCACCCCTCGGTGGCGACGGCGCTGAGCACGGAGCCCAGCGCGAACACGACGATTCCGCCGATGAACAGCACCCGGCGCGAGGTCAGGTCGGCGAGCTTGCCGAACACCACCATCAGCGCGTTGCTGGCGAGCAGATTCGCCAGCAGGATCCAGCTGGACTGCGCGGCCGTCGCGTGGATGTCGGCCGAGATCGCCGGCAGGGCGATGTTCACAATCGACATGTTGAGGCCGCCGATGAACATGGCCGCCGATGCGATCGCCACCACGTTGCGGGCGGTGGCCCGTGACGTGGTGGCGATCGATTCCACGGCGCTGCTCATGCAGCGGTGACCTCAGCGGCCGCCGTTGACGTGCAGGGTCTGGCCGGTGACGAAGCCGGCCTCGTCGGAGGCGAAGAAGGCGACGACGTTGGCGATGTCGACCGGCTGGCCGACGCGGCCCAGCGGCGTGTTCGACGCGGCGGCCTTCTTGAAGTCCTCCTTGTCGACACCGACGCGCGCCGCGGTCGAGTCGGTCATCGGGGTCTCGATGTAGCCGGGGGCGACGGCGTTGACGTTGATGTTGAACTTGCCGAGCTCGAGCGCGAGGGTCGAGGTGAAGCCGATGATGCCGGCCTTGGCGGCCGAGTAGTTCGCCTGGCCGCGGTTGCCCAGCGCGGAGCGGCTGGAGAGGTTGACGATCTTGCCGTACTTCTTCTCCGTCATGTACTTGGTGGCGACCTTGCACGTGTTGAACGCGCCGCGCAGGTGCACGGCCATGACCATGTCCCAGTCGTCCTCGGTCATCTTGAACAGCAGGTTGTCGCGGATGATGCCGGCGTTGTTGACGAGGATGTCCACGCCGCCGAGCTCGTCGACGGTCTTCTTGACCGCGGCCTCGACCTGGTCCATCTTCGACACGTCACAGCCCACGGCGATCGCCTTGCCGCCGGCGAGGTTGATGGCCTCGACGGTGCCGGCGAGCGAGTCCTCCTTGAGATCGACCGCGGCGACGGCGGCGCCGCCCTTGGCCAGCGTGATCGCGATCTCCTTGCCGATGCCCTGGGCAGCACCGGTTACGAACGCCACCTTGTCGGTGAAGTCAAAAGGCATGTGATTCTCCGTTGTTGAGTAGTCCTGACGAATGACCACTCTGGAGTCTGTCACGGCAAGTGCTTAGCCCCACGAAGGGGTCTGGCGTCGTAGGGTCAGCGCAACGGTCGGCACGACAGCGGAGGTCGCACATCATGAGCCACGGCATCGGACGTTCGCGAGGCACCGACTATCTGCGGTTGTTCGACGACCTGACGGACGACGACCGCGCCGTGTGGGAGCGCACCCGCCGCTTCGTCGACGACGAGGTGCTGCCGGTGATCAACGACTACTGGGAGAAGGCCGAGCTCCCGTGGGAGCTGTTCCGCCGGATGGGCGAGCTGGGCATCCTCGGTGGCACGGTCGCCGGGTACGGCGCTCCCGGCCTCTCCCCCGTCGCCGACGGTCTCGTGGCCATGGAGCTCAATCGCGGAGACGGCAGCGTAGCCACCTTCAACGGGGTGCAGTCGGGGCTCGTCATGCGGACCATCGCGATGCTGGGCTCGGAGGAGCAGAAGAGCCACTGGCTGCCGCGGCTGGCCACCGTGGAGAAGATCGGTGCGTTCGGGCTCACCGAGCCCGAGCACGGCTCGGACTCGGTGTCGTTGTCCACCTCGGCGCGCCGCGACGGTGACGAGTGGGTGCTCAACGGCGCGAAGAAGTGGATCGGCAACGGGTCGATCTCCGACGTGACGATCATCTGGGCGCGTGACGAGGCCGACGACGAGGTGAAGGGATTCCTCGTCGACACCACCCTCGACGGGTACACCGCCGAGGCGATGACCGGCAAGGGCGTGATGCGGGCGATCTGGCAGGCCGAGATCACGCTCCGCGACGTCCGCGTGCGAGAGGCCGATCGGCTGCCCTCGGCCGGGTCGTTCAAGGACACCGCGGCGGTGCTGGCCAAGACGCGCGGCGGCGTCGCGTGGAGCGCCCTCGGGCACGCGCTCGCGGCGTTCGAGGTCGTGCACGCGTACATCGAGGAACGCGAGCAGTTCGGCCACAAGCTGGCCGAGTTCCAGGTGATCCAGCACAAGCTCGCGAACCTGCTCGCCGACCTGACCGCCATGCAGCTCTACTGCCGTCGGCTGGGCCAGCTCGCGGAGGACGACGAGCTGGAGGAGACGATGGCGTCGCTGGCCAAGAT
This is a stretch of genomic DNA from Cumulibacter manganitolerans. It encodes these proteins:
- a CDS encoding MFS transporter, whose product is MSSAVESIATTSRATARNVVAIASAAMFIGGLNMSIVNIALPAISADIHATAAQSSWILLANLLASNALMVVFGKLADLTSRRVLFIGGIVVFALGSVLSAVATEGWVLIAGRAISGIGAAMMFATTSALIALAVPRARIGQAMGIYFACNSAAQLLGPVIGGIVVDTIGWPWLFWMNLPICLVLLVASYVTLGREANHNARSFDVSGGLLFVALVTTLVAMLTSISSRGLDPLVIGASLGCFAVLVPLFVWRESRAGDPMVELSVLRDRLFVGTTFTTFLSHIARFGILILLALVYQSAYGLSATRTSLLVLPIAVGSLIAAPIAGSLEIRRGSAWVSLAGTVVVLVSVLLCAVMIWRPSWYWIVGLGGAGAGAGGGMVLTANSSAVTKATPVEKLGVVGSLRVMVQGTGIIAGTALALASVSLLLPPEGKSAVYAAHDALLPEAFRDGLLDGLPIAFGVIGVAALGSVVLSRIAYRGYERL
- a CDS encoding acyl-CoA dehydrogenase family protein yields the protein MSHGIGRSRGTDYLRLFDDLTDDDRAVWERTRRFVDDEVLPVINDYWEKAELPWELFRRMGELGILGGTVAGYGAPGLSPVADGLVAMELNRGDGSVATFNGVQSGLVMRTIAMLGSEEQKSHWLPRLATVEKIGAFGLTEPEHGSDSVSLSTSARRDGDEWVLNGAKKWIGNGSISDVTIIWARDEADDEVKGFLVDTTLDGYTAEAMTGKGVMRAIWQAEITLRDVRVREADRLPSAGSFKDTAAVLAKTRGGVAWSALGHALAAFEVVHAYIEEREQFGHKLAEFQVIQHKLANLLADLTAMQLYCRRLGQLAEDDELEETMASLAKMHNTTKARQIISTARDMMGGNGVLLEYHVIRHMLDIEAIHTYEGTETIQALLVARDLTGESAFT
- a CDS encoding enoyl-CoA hydratase; the encoded protein is MSQQPVLLDVRDRIATITLNRPEARNALSRELLRMLPEVIQQAEDDDAVDVLVLTGTDPAFTAGLDLKEVGEGVLIDTESEVAIHRPFAGLTKPLIGAVNGVAVTGGFELALNCDFLIASENARFADTHARVGVQPGWGLTVLLPQAVGVRRARELSLTGRFLDAATAYEWGLVNRVVPHADLLPVTYGLAASIVDNDQAGVRQILRTYQQNTAEEAAWQNEADNAATWKREQFAPEKVAERRAGIQARGRAQTAG
- a CDS encoding TIGR03960 family B12-binding radical SAM protein: MTSHSVFSELEPLLGQVQKPIQYVGGELNSTVKEWDSVDVHWALMYPDAYEVGVPNQGLMILYEVLNERADTLAERSYAVWPDLAALMREHDLPQFTVDGHHPVRDFDVLGVSFATELGYTNLLEALSLAQIPLDARERTAEHPIVLAGGHAAFNPEPIADFIDAAALGDGEQVVGDITDVVKAWKAEGGRDRGELLFRLAQIPGVYVPSLYEVSYGDDAKIASVTPARAGVPAVVPKRTTMNLDEWPYPKKPLVPLAESVHERMSVEIFRGCTRGCRFCQAGMITRPVRERSITGIGEMVENGLKATGFHEVGLLSLSSADHSEIADITKGLADRYEESKTSLSLPSTRVDAFNIDLANELSRNGRRSGLTFAPEGGSERIRKVINKMVSKEDLIRTVTTAYANGWRQVKLYFMCGLPTETDEDVLEIAEMAKEVIRAGREASGKKDIRCTVSIGGFVPKAHTPFQWASQASAQTIDDRLAKLKAAITSDRNLGRSIGFRYHDGKPSEVEGLLSRGDRRVGAVIRKVWESGGKFDGWSEHFSHQRWVDAAAAALPQYGVDLAWFTTRERDEDEILPWDHLDSGLDKQWLWDDWLDALDETELDDCRWIPCYDCGVCPGMGTDIQIGPTGRKLLPLTPVNTGAPGSAG
- the argG gene encoding argininosuccinate synthase; translation: MSKVLTSIPVGERVGIAFSGGLDTSVAVAWMREKGAIPCTYTANLGQYDEPEIDEVPGRAAQYGAELARLVDCREQLVEEGFVAITCGAFHIRSGGRTYFNTTPLGRAVTGTLLVRAMHEDGVNIWGDGSTFKGNDIERFYRYGLLANPLLRVYKPWLDADFVRELGGRTEMSQWLTARDLPYRDSVEKAYSTDANIWGATHEAKKLEHLDQSIEIVHPIMGVAHWDAGVEIETEDVTVTFAEGRPVAINGTEFASPVDLVMEANAIGGRHGLGMSDQIENRIIEAKSRGIYEAPGMALLFAAYERLVNAIHNEDTIETYHEQGRRLGRLLYEGRWLDPQSLMLREGLQRWVGSAVTGSVTLRLRRGEDYAILDTQGEHFSYHPDKLSMERVENAAFGPTDRIGQLTMRNLDIADSRSKLEFYAAKGQLGSETNLVGELEHGGSESIRERGERLTEDDELLDRAAMEAGTD
- the fabG gene encoding 3-oxoacyl-ACP reductase FabG yields the protein MPFDFTDKVAFVTGAAQGIGKEIAITLAKGGAAVAAVDLKEDSLAGTVEAINLAGGKAIAVGCDVSKMDQVEAAVKKTVDELGGVDILVNNAGIIRDNLLFKMTEDDWDMVMAVHLRGAFNTCKVATKYMTEKKYGKIVNLSSRSALGNRGQANYSAAKAGIIGFTSTLALELGKFNINVNAVAPGYIETPMTDSTAARVGVDKEDFKKAAASNTPLGRVGQPVDIANVVAFFASDEAGFVTGQTLHVNGGR